TCTCAACTTTTTAGCTACCTGATTAATAAGGACACTCGACCTTCTAGGTAGTTTCGATGTCGGACAGCCAGGTGCCTCTTGGACACTTCAACGGGTACTTGAACAAGATTAAAGTTAGGTCTCGTTCATTATTCCTGTGTATGCTTTTGTTCAACCATAATATATTAAGGTTATAAGATAATGTCCTGCTTATTCAGCACTTTTAGATTTAGGATAACATTATTTCTGAAATATAAAGCAACGTAAAGCACATAGTTACCAAGTAACTATTTAAGATATCATTACGATCATGTCCGAGTTTAGGATATCATTACGATCATGTCCGAGTTTCGCCTTTTCTAGCTCTCCGTATCTGATAGCGGCACATGTAACGGTGTCAGTTACATACCATTGAATGTGGAATACAGTGCTCTGAATTGCATGTTAGTTCTAAACCTATCAGACgagcagtttcttcttcttctttttctgcaCTTGTTTTTTTAAAGCATAGTTGCTATCTCGAACTCATAGAATTCACCAATTTCCTAGCCTCTTATTTTCATCATGATGTTTATTTTTTCGCTAAATGATGCAGTTGTAACTGGGTTTAGTTCATTAAAATATCTTGCACTTTGTTGAGAGGCATTTCTTAAGTTTGTTTTAATAAGCGCCATATATTTCAGTGTAGAACCACACAAAATTTGATGAGTGGGGCTTCAACATCTGGCAGTCTTCGAGCAGCTTTATCCCACTGTGTACAACAAGTCCGAAAATATGATTACCACCATTACCTATGCCTCCTCCAACTCTCCCCTGAGATGCGGAAAGCTGCATTTGCCCTACGTGCTTTCAACGTAGAAACTGCTAAGGCCATGGATGTTGCCTCTGATCCAAGAATCGGTCTTATGCGTCTCCTGTGGTGGCAGGAAGCCATAGACAAAATTTATTCCCACAAGAAGATTGAACACCCCATAGCCCAGGCCTTATCTTCTATAATCTCTGAACACAAAATCAGCAAAAGTTGGTTAAAGAGATCTGTGGAAGCCCGAATTAACGATGCAAGAAGGGAAGTAGATGAAATTCCAGAAACAATGGAAGAGCTTGAAAAATATGCTGAGGACACTGTTTCCACAGTCCTGTACATGACTCTTCAAGCAGGAGGAATTAGGTCGACATCAGCAGACCATGCAGCCTCACATATAGGGAAGGCAAGCGGCCTTCTTCTGCTCCTACGTTCATTACCTTACCATTTTAGTCGTAATCCTCAGATTCCTTATATACCGGTTGAAGTGGCATCGAAGCATGGATTGTTAGTTAACGAGGGAGGTCAAAGGCTGATTCGGTCGGATTCTCGCGAAGGTTTACCAGATGCAGTTTTTGAGATGGCTTCCGTAGCTAATACTCATCTACAGAAGGCTCGGGAATTAGCAAAGACAGTGCCTGCAGAAGCTCTTCCTGTTTTACTTCCTGCTGTCCCTGCACAAGTTATGTTGGACTCACTACGGAAGGTACATTTTGATGTGTTCGACCCTAAGTTGACCAGAGGGGTTCTGGGTATTTCTCCATTAGGGTTTCAGTTAAAGCTAAAGTGGAACTCATGGAGAAAGACATATTAATGCTTTGTAAATTCAGGTATGAGTTTGTGTTTCTTTAGCCTCATAAAAATCAGTGAAGAATTCCGGTGCATGGATATAACCCTAATGTTTAAAATGCATGAGAAAAATTTGATTCTCAATTTATATTTTGACACTCTGACTTACTTTAAACCTTGCTCTGGCCATGAAATAAGAGAGAAACGCACAGATTTACTGCCCAAAACTTTATATACTTTTTATAAAGTGAAATTTTTATTATTAGAAAGTTAAGGATACATTTTGTGAGTTGCATAAAAGGCCATACGTCTTACTTTTTACTTGTTTACCCTAATCATCATTCATTGATAGAGCTTGCTAATATTTTACATTGTAGCCCGCTTTCTAAGAACCCCTAGTTAAATGCTGGTTGAAAAAGGTATACCAGTATCAGGTAACCATG
This DNA window, taken from Papaver somniferum cultivar HN1 chromosome 3, ASM357369v1, whole genome shotgun sequence, encodes the following:
- the LOC113356006 gene encoding NADH dehydrogenase (ubiquinone) complex I, assembly factor 6-like, translating into MSGASTSGSLRAALSHCVQQVRKYDYHHYLCLLQLSPEMRKAAFALRAFNVETAKAMDVASDPRIGLMRLLWWQEAIDKIYSHKKIEHPIAQALSSIISEHKISKSWLKRSVEARINDARREVDEIPETMEELEKYAEDTVSTVLYMTLQAGGIRSTSADHAASHIGKASGLLLLLRSLPYHFSRNPQIPYIPVEVASKHGLLVNEGGQRLIRSDSREGLPDAVFEMASVANTHLQKARELAKTVPAEALPVLLPAVPAQVMLDSLRKVHFDVFDPKLTRGVLGISPLGFQLKLKWNSWRKTY